One part of the Magallana gigas chromosome 5, xbMagGiga1.1, whole genome shotgun sequence genome encodes these proteins:
- the LOC117686952 gene encoding carcinoembryonic antigen-related cell adhesion molecule 5-like isoform X2, with protein sequence MIWKRVIQRIIIFLVFEQNVSSLTMHTEDVVTILQEDNSIILNCTYDKNSKEDIAKRNIRWQKQINGGFEDIALFSPPGKQEPFIVKEKHPWYNNRTILIAPNTSMAAVMIIKDPVCSDEGIYQCRIKYYSDSSVKTKTTITIVGFAAKKPEEFSMSSNELEENQSISLTCHADVGSPQGYVQILKIPQYPNTPEVIYTSNTTNIRTENCTEYINVTTTYTVTREDNGAMFLCSSQNGLTPGLGPNRELSKITVIYGPGIPAVTIKLSKSVNYVGDSLTIECSADSNPPPVFTWSFLFENKSEEQIELPHHKSSLTFKSLHPTDSGTYTCTATNTARTKYSNTNSVSVLVRISKEMSISCDHCGNTKICQHNNGRNECVFNIWIFIAFVFIITSVIFAVIFIILRRIPQKSTETNDKLNIERSHPYNDTSQEDNGGVYSSPTDLNRMHKFVCIYFPLSKRCELEKGYNFLILLYFLHYFVYVWINLGHHWKILMLHILRLKMKSECRKMFCCCQIRMSLMYTTTEDVVQYTAVQKKSTKDNQVSNDNVYDSAWIEEVYEEFIFGSWF encoded by the exons ATGATATGGAAGCGAGTAATACAACGAATAATCATATTCCTGGTTTTTGAACAAA ATGTTTCTTCATTGACCATGCATACGGAAGATGTTGTCACAATCTTACAAGAGGACAATAGTATCATTCTCAACTGTACCTATGATAAAAATTCGAAGGAAGACATCGCAAAAAGAAATATCAGATGGCAGAAACAGATCAATGGTGGATTTGAAGATATAGCTTTGTTTTCACCTCCAGGGAAGCAGGAAccttttattgtaaaagaaaaGCATCCTTGGTACAACAACAGGACAATACTGATCGCACCAAACACCTCGATGGCAGCTGTGATGATTATAAAGGATCCTGTATGTAGTGATGAGGGAATATACCAATGCCGgataaaatattattcagaCAGTTCAGTTAAAACAAAAACTACTATAACTATAGTTGGATTTGCTG CAAAGAAACCAGAGGAATTTTCGATGTCCTCAAATGAGCTCGAAGAGAACCAGTCCATAAGTTTGACTTGTCATGCTGATGTCGGAAGTCCGCAAGGATatgttcaaattttgaaaatacctCAATACCCCAATACACCTGAGGTGATTTACACATCTAACACTACAAACATAAGAACAGAAAACTGTACCGAGTATATCAATGTGACAACCACTTACACTGTAACCAGAGAAGACAACGGAGCAATGTTCCTATGTTCATCCCAAAATGGCTTAACACCAGGACTAGGACCAAACAGGGAATTGTCAAAAATTACTGTGAttt aTGGACCTGGCATACCTGCAGTTACCATAAAACTTTCCAAGTCAGTAAATTATGTTGGAGACTCTCTCACGATTGAATGTAGCGCCGACAGTAACCCGCCACCTGTCTTCACTTGGAGCTTTCTGTTCGAGAACAAATCAGAAGAACAAATCGAGCTCCCCCACCATAAATCCAGTCTGACGTTTAAAAGTCTTCATCCTACCGACTCTGGGACGTATACTTGCACAGCTACCAATACAGCCAgaacaaaatattcaaacacaAACTCTGTCTCCGTCTTAGTCAGAATTTCGAAGGAAATGTCCATTAGTTGCGATCACTGTGGGAATACAAAGATATGCCAACACAATAACGGAAGAAACGAGTGTGTTTTCAATATTTggatatttattgcttttgtcTTTATCATAACAAGTGTGATATTTGCCGTCATTTTTATCATACTTAGAAGGATACCACAAAAAAGCACAGAAACCAACGATAAGTTGAACATAGAAAG ATCTCACCCCTATAATGATACATCACAAGAAGACAATGGTGGAGTGTACTCATCACCTACTGATTTGAACAGAATGCATAAGTTTGTTTGCATCTATTTTCCCTTATCAAAGAGATGTGAATTAGAAAAAGGTTACAATTTTCTTATCTTACTGTATTTTTTGCACTACTTTGTTTATGTTTGGATCAATCTAGGGCATCACTGGAAGATACTAATGTTGCATATTCTACGACTAAAGATGAAATCAGAATGCAGAa AAATGTTCTGCTGTTGCCAGATAAGAATGAGCCTGATGTACACAACAACTGAGGACGTGGTACAATATACTGCAGTTCAGAAAAAGTCAACAAAAGACAACCAAGTATCAAATGACAACGT ATACGACAGTGCTTGGATTGAAGAAGTATACGAGGAgtttatttttgggagttggttttaa
- the LOC117686952 gene encoding carcinoembryonic antigen-related cell adhesion molecule 5-like isoform X1, producing MIWKRVIQRIIIFLVFEQNVSSLTMHTEDVVTILQEDNSIILNCTYDKNSKEDIAKRNIRWQKQINGGFEDIALFSPPGKQEPFIVKEKHPWYNNRTILIAPNTSMAAVMIIKDPVCSDEGIYQCRIKYYSDSSVKTKTTITIVGFAAKKPEEFSMSSNELEENQSISLTCHADVGSPQGYVQILKIPQYPNTPEVIYTSNTTNIRTENCTEYINVTTTYTVTREDNGAMFLCSSQNGLTPGLGPNRELSKITVIYGPGIPAVTIKLSKSVNYVGDSLTIECSADSNPPPVFTWSFLFENKSEEQIELPHHKSSLTFKSLHPTDSGTYTCTATNTARTKYSNTNSVSVLVRISKEMSISCDHCGNTKICQHNNGRNECVFNIWIFIAFVFIITSVIFAVIFIILRRIPQKSTETNDKLNIERRSHPYNDTSQEDNGGVYSSPTDLNRMHKFVCIYFPLSKRCELEKGYNFLILLYFLHYFVYVWINLGHHWKILMLHILRLKMKSECRKMFCCCQIRMSLMYTTTEDVVQYTAVQKKSTKDNQVSNDNVYDSAWIEEVYEEFIFGSWF from the exons ATGATATGGAAGCGAGTAATACAACGAATAATCATATTCCTGGTTTTTGAACAAA ATGTTTCTTCATTGACCATGCATACGGAAGATGTTGTCACAATCTTACAAGAGGACAATAGTATCATTCTCAACTGTACCTATGATAAAAATTCGAAGGAAGACATCGCAAAAAGAAATATCAGATGGCAGAAACAGATCAATGGTGGATTTGAAGATATAGCTTTGTTTTCACCTCCAGGGAAGCAGGAAccttttattgtaaaagaaaaGCATCCTTGGTACAACAACAGGACAATACTGATCGCACCAAACACCTCGATGGCAGCTGTGATGATTATAAAGGATCCTGTATGTAGTGATGAGGGAATATACCAATGCCGgataaaatattattcagaCAGTTCAGTTAAAACAAAAACTACTATAACTATAGTTGGATTTGCTG CAAAGAAACCAGAGGAATTTTCGATGTCCTCAAATGAGCTCGAAGAGAACCAGTCCATAAGTTTGACTTGTCATGCTGATGTCGGAAGTCCGCAAGGATatgttcaaattttgaaaatacctCAATACCCCAATACACCTGAGGTGATTTACACATCTAACACTACAAACATAAGAACAGAAAACTGTACCGAGTATATCAATGTGACAACCACTTACACTGTAACCAGAGAAGACAACGGAGCAATGTTCCTATGTTCATCCCAAAATGGCTTAACACCAGGACTAGGACCAAACAGGGAATTGTCAAAAATTACTGTGAttt aTGGACCTGGCATACCTGCAGTTACCATAAAACTTTCCAAGTCAGTAAATTATGTTGGAGACTCTCTCACGATTGAATGTAGCGCCGACAGTAACCCGCCACCTGTCTTCACTTGGAGCTTTCTGTTCGAGAACAAATCAGAAGAACAAATCGAGCTCCCCCACCATAAATCCAGTCTGACGTTTAAAAGTCTTCATCCTACCGACTCTGGGACGTATACTTGCACAGCTACCAATACAGCCAgaacaaaatattcaaacacaAACTCTGTCTCCGTCTTAGTCAGAATTTCGAAGGAAATGTCCATTAGTTGCGATCACTGTGGGAATACAAAGATATGCCAACACAATAACGGAAGAAACGAGTGTGTTTTCAATATTTggatatttattgcttttgtcTTTATCATAACAAGTGTGATATTTGCCGTCATTTTTATCATACTTAGAAGGATACCACAAAAAAGCACAGAAACCAACGATAAGTTGAACATAGAAAG AAGATCTCACCCCTATAATGATACATCACAAGAAGACAATGGTGGAGTGTACTCATCACCTACTGATTTGAACAGAATGCATAAGTTTGTTTGCATCTATTTTCCCTTATCAAAGAGATGTGAATTAGAAAAAGGTTACAATTTTCTTATCTTACTGTATTTTTTGCACTACTTTGTTTATGTTTGGATCAATCTAGGGCATCACTGGAAGATACTAATGTTGCATATTCTACGACTAAAGATGAAATCAGAATGCAGAa AAATGTTCTGCTGTTGCCAGATAAGAATGAGCCTGATGTACACAACAACTGAGGACGTGGTACAATATACTGCAGTTCAGAAAAAGTCAACAAAAGACAACCAAGTATCAAATGACAACGT ATACGACAGTGCTTGGATTGAAGAAGTATACGAGGAgtttatttttgggagttggttttaa
- the LOC117686952 gene encoding neurotrimin-like isoform X4: MIWKRVIQRIIIFLVFEQNVSSLTMHTEDVVTILQEDNSIILNCTYDKNSKEDIAKRNIRWQKQINGGFEDIALFSPPGKQEPFIVKEKHPWYNNRTILIAPNTSMAAVMIIKDPVCSDEGIYQCRIKYYSDSSVKTKTTITIVGFAAKKPEEFSMSSNELEENQSISLTCHADVGSPQGYVQILKIPQYPNTPEVIYTSNTTNIRTENCTEYINVTTTYTVTREDNGAMFLCSSQNGLTPGLGPNRELSKITVIYGPGIPAVTIKLSKSVNYVGDSLTIECSADSNPPPVFTWSFLFENKSEEQIELPHHKSSLTFKSLHPTDSGTYTCTATNTARTKYSNTNSVSVLVRISKEMSISCDHCGNTKICQHNNGRNECVFNIWIFIAFVFIITSVIFAVIFIILRRIPQKSTETNDKLNIERSHPYNDTSQEDNGGVYSSPTDLNRMHKASLEDTNVAYSTTKDEIRMQKNVLLLPDKNEPDVHNN; encoded by the exons ATGATATGGAAGCGAGTAATACAACGAATAATCATATTCCTGGTTTTTGAACAAA ATGTTTCTTCATTGACCATGCATACGGAAGATGTTGTCACAATCTTACAAGAGGACAATAGTATCATTCTCAACTGTACCTATGATAAAAATTCGAAGGAAGACATCGCAAAAAGAAATATCAGATGGCAGAAACAGATCAATGGTGGATTTGAAGATATAGCTTTGTTTTCACCTCCAGGGAAGCAGGAAccttttattgtaaaagaaaaGCATCCTTGGTACAACAACAGGACAATACTGATCGCACCAAACACCTCGATGGCAGCTGTGATGATTATAAAGGATCCTGTATGTAGTGATGAGGGAATATACCAATGCCGgataaaatattattcagaCAGTTCAGTTAAAACAAAAACTACTATAACTATAGTTGGATTTGCTG CAAAGAAACCAGAGGAATTTTCGATGTCCTCAAATGAGCTCGAAGAGAACCAGTCCATAAGTTTGACTTGTCATGCTGATGTCGGAAGTCCGCAAGGATatgttcaaattttgaaaatacctCAATACCCCAATACACCTGAGGTGATTTACACATCTAACACTACAAACATAAGAACAGAAAACTGTACCGAGTATATCAATGTGACAACCACTTACACTGTAACCAGAGAAGACAACGGAGCAATGTTCCTATGTTCATCCCAAAATGGCTTAACACCAGGACTAGGACCAAACAGGGAATTGTCAAAAATTACTGTGAttt aTGGACCTGGCATACCTGCAGTTACCATAAAACTTTCCAAGTCAGTAAATTATGTTGGAGACTCTCTCACGATTGAATGTAGCGCCGACAGTAACCCGCCACCTGTCTTCACTTGGAGCTTTCTGTTCGAGAACAAATCAGAAGAACAAATCGAGCTCCCCCACCATAAATCCAGTCTGACGTTTAAAAGTCTTCATCCTACCGACTCTGGGACGTATACTTGCACAGCTACCAATACAGCCAgaacaaaatattcaaacacaAACTCTGTCTCCGTCTTAGTCAGAATTTCGAAGGAAATGTCCATTAGTTGCGATCACTGTGGGAATACAAAGATATGCCAACACAATAACGGAAGAAACGAGTGTGTTTTCAATATTTggatatttattgcttttgtcTTTATCATAACAAGTGTGATATTTGCCGTCATTTTTATCATACTTAGAAGGATACCACAAAAAAGCACAGAAACCAACGATAAGTTGAACATAGAAAG ATCTCACCCCTATAATGATACATCACAAGAAGACAATGGTGGAGTGTACTCATCACCTACTGATTTGAACAGAATGCATAA GGCATCACTGGAAGATACTAATGTTGCATATTCTACGACTAAAGATGAAATCAGAATGCAGAa AAATGTTCTGCTGTTGCCAGATAAGAATGAGCCTGATGTACACAACAACTGA
- the LOC117686952 gene encoding neurotrimin-like isoform X3 yields MIWKRVIQRIIIFLVFEQNVSSLTMHTEDVVTILQEDNSIILNCTYDKNSKEDIAKRNIRWQKQINGGFEDIALFSPPGKQEPFIVKEKHPWYNNRTILIAPNTSMAAVMIIKDPVCSDEGIYQCRIKYYSDSSVKTKTTITIVGFAAKKPEEFSMSSNELEENQSISLTCHADVGSPQGYVQILKIPQYPNTPEVIYTSNTTNIRTENCTEYINVTTTYTVTREDNGAMFLCSSQNGLTPGLGPNRELSKITVIYGPGIPAVTIKLSKSVNYVGDSLTIECSADSNPPPVFTWSFLFENKSEEQIELPHHKSSLTFKSLHPTDSGTYTCTATNTARTKYSNTNSVSVLVRISKEMSISCDHCGNTKICQHNNGRNECVFNIWIFIAFVFIITSVIFAVIFIILRRIPQKSTETNDKLNIERRSHPYNDTSQEDNGGVYSSPTDLNRMHKASLEDTNVAYSTTKDEIRMQKNVLLLPDKNEPDVHNN; encoded by the exons ATGATATGGAAGCGAGTAATACAACGAATAATCATATTCCTGGTTTTTGAACAAA ATGTTTCTTCATTGACCATGCATACGGAAGATGTTGTCACAATCTTACAAGAGGACAATAGTATCATTCTCAACTGTACCTATGATAAAAATTCGAAGGAAGACATCGCAAAAAGAAATATCAGATGGCAGAAACAGATCAATGGTGGATTTGAAGATATAGCTTTGTTTTCACCTCCAGGGAAGCAGGAAccttttattgtaaaagaaaaGCATCCTTGGTACAACAACAGGACAATACTGATCGCACCAAACACCTCGATGGCAGCTGTGATGATTATAAAGGATCCTGTATGTAGTGATGAGGGAATATACCAATGCCGgataaaatattattcagaCAGTTCAGTTAAAACAAAAACTACTATAACTATAGTTGGATTTGCTG CAAAGAAACCAGAGGAATTTTCGATGTCCTCAAATGAGCTCGAAGAGAACCAGTCCATAAGTTTGACTTGTCATGCTGATGTCGGAAGTCCGCAAGGATatgttcaaattttgaaaatacctCAATACCCCAATACACCTGAGGTGATTTACACATCTAACACTACAAACATAAGAACAGAAAACTGTACCGAGTATATCAATGTGACAACCACTTACACTGTAACCAGAGAAGACAACGGAGCAATGTTCCTATGTTCATCCCAAAATGGCTTAACACCAGGACTAGGACCAAACAGGGAATTGTCAAAAATTACTGTGAttt aTGGACCTGGCATACCTGCAGTTACCATAAAACTTTCCAAGTCAGTAAATTATGTTGGAGACTCTCTCACGATTGAATGTAGCGCCGACAGTAACCCGCCACCTGTCTTCACTTGGAGCTTTCTGTTCGAGAACAAATCAGAAGAACAAATCGAGCTCCCCCACCATAAATCCAGTCTGACGTTTAAAAGTCTTCATCCTACCGACTCTGGGACGTATACTTGCACAGCTACCAATACAGCCAgaacaaaatattcaaacacaAACTCTGTCTCCGTCTTAGTCAGAATTTCGAAGGAAATGTCCATTAGTTGCGATCACTGTGGGAATACAAAGATATGCCAACACAATAACGGAAGAAACGAGTGTGTTTTCAATATTTggatatttattgcttttgtcTTTATCATAACAAGTGTGATATTTGCCGTCATTTTTATCATACTTAGAAGGATACCACAAAAAAGCACAGAAACCAACGATAAGTTGAACATAGAAAG AAGATCTCACCCCTATAATGATACATCACAAGAAGACAATGGTGGAGTGTACTCATCACCTACTGATTTGAACAGAATGCATAA GGCATCACTGGAAGATACTAATGTTGCATATTCTACGACTAAAGATGAAATCAGAATGCAGAa AAATGTTCTGCTGTTGCCAGATAAGAATGAGCCTGATGTACACAACAACTGA
- the LOC117686952 gene encoding cell adhesion molecule 3-like isoform X5, with protein MIWKRVIQRIIIFLVFEQNVSSLTMHTEDVVTILQEDNSIILNCTYDKNSKEDIAKRNIRWQKQINGGFEDIALFSPPGKQEPFIVKEKHPWYNNRTILIAPNTSMAAVMIIKDPVCSDEGIYQCRIKYYSDSSVKTKTTITIVGFAAKKPEEFSMSSNELEENQSISLTCHADVGSPQGYVQILKIPQYPNTPEVIYTSNTTNIRTENCTEYINVTTTYTVTREDNGAMFLCSSQNGLTPGLGPNRELSKITVIYGPGIPAVTIKLSKSVNYVGDSLTIECSADSNPPPVFTWSFLFENKSEEQIELPHHKSSLTFKSLHPTDSGTYTCTATNTARTKYSNTNSVSVLVRISKEMSISCDHCGNTKICQHNNGRNECVFNIWIFIAFVFIITSVIFAVIFIILRRIPQKSTETNDKLNIESLFGSSEDLTPIMIHHKKTMVECTHHLLI; from the exons ATGATATGGAAGCGAGTAATACAACGAATAATCATATTCCTGGTTTTTGAACAAA ATGTTTCTTCATTGACCATGCATACGGAAGATGTTGTCACAATCTTACAAGAGGACAATAGTATCATTCTCAACTGTACCTATGATAAAAATTCGAAGGAAGACATCGCAAAAAGAAATATCAGATGGCAGAAACAGATCAATGGTGGATTTGAAGATATAGCTTTGTTTTCACCTCCAGGGAAGCAGGAAccttttattgtaaaagaaaaGCATCCTTGGTACAACAACAGGACAATACTGATCGCACCAAACACCTCGATGGCAGCTGTGATGATTATAAAGGATCCTGTATGTAGTGATGAGGGAATATACCAATGCCGgataaaatattattcagaCAGTTCAGTTAAAACAAAAACTACTATAACTATAGTTGGATTTGCTG CAAAGAAACCAGAGGAATTTTCGATGTCCTCAAATGAGCTCGAAGAGAACCAGTCCATAAGTTTGACTTGTCATGCTGATGTCGGAAGTCCGCAAGGATatgttcaaattttgaaaatacctCAATACCCCAATACACCTGAGGTGATTTACACATCTAACACTACAAACATAAGAACAGAAAACTGTACCGAGTATATCAATGTGACAACCACTTACACTGTAACCAGAGAAGACAACGGAGCAATGTTCCTATGTTCATCCCAAAATGGCTTAACACCAGGACTAGGACCAAACAGGGAATTGTCAAAAATTACTGTGAttt aTGGACCTGGCATACCTGCAGTTACCATAAAACTTTCCAAGTCAGTAAATTATGTTGGAGACTCTCTCACGATTGAATGTAGCGCCGACAGTAACCCGCCACCTGTCTTCACTTGGAGCTTTCTGTTCGAGAACAAATCAGAAGAACAAATCGAGCTCCCCCACCATAAATCCAGTCTGACGTTTAAAAGTCTTCATCCTACCGACTCTGGGACGTATACTTGCACAGCTACCAATACAGCCAgaacaaaatattcaaacacaAACTCTGTCTCCGTCTTAGTCAGAATTTCGAAGGAAATGTCCATTAGTTGCGATCACTGTGGGAATACAAAGATATGCCAACACAATAACGGAAGAAACGAGTGTGTTTTCAATATTTggatatttattgcttttgtcTTTATCATAACAAGTGTGATATTTGCCGTCATTTTTATCATACTTAGAAGGATACCACAAAAAAGCACAGAAACCAACGATAAGTTGAACATAGAAAG TTTGTTTGGTAGTTCAGAAGATCTCACCCCTATAATGATACATCACAAGAAGACAATGGTGGAGTGTACTCATCACCTACTGATTTGA